In Chloroflexota bacterium, a genomic segment contains:
- a CDS encoding HNH endonuclease, translating to MTGDHVRPRAFGGTNDAANVRVLCRRCNSRRGAGRKSGAHGP from the coding sequence TTGACCGGCGACCACGTTCGCCCACGAGCATTCGGCGGAACGAACGACGCGGCGAACGTGCGAGTCCTCTGCCGTCGCTGCAACTCGCGACGGGGCGCGGGTCGAAAGTCTGGAGCGCACGGCCCGTAG